One window from the genome of Acuticoccus sp. I52.16.1 encodes:
- a CDS encoding DUF502 domain-containing protein, whose amino-acid sequence MDEEQGEVRIGRRRKFVNRLRNYLITGVIVAAPLTITVYLVTYFVSFVDGVVKPWIPSAWNPETYVPFPLPGIGVVVAIVGLVLLGFLAANIFGRTILKLGESILARMPLIRNVYAALKQIFETALSERSHTFRRAGLVEYPRRGLWAVVFIATDVKGEISKKLGDDDDAISVFLPTTPNPTSGFLLFVPRKDILVLDMSVEDAAKLVISAGLITPRWEPKARQPETRAEQAYGPRHPHLAGETLEVPVRGSLADDDLFDDDDEDTAHDHRRAQDTERVK is encoded by the coding sequence ATGGACGAAGAGCAGGGCGAGGTTCGGATCGGGCGGCGGCGCAAGTTCGTCAACCGGTTGCGCAACTATCTGATCACCGGCGTCATCGTCGCCGCGCCGCTGACGATCACGGTCTATCTCGTCACCTACTTCGTCAGCTTCGTGGACGGGGTGGTGAAGCCGTGGATCCCGTCCGCCTGGAACCCGGAGACCTACGTGCCGTTCCCGCTGCCGGGCATCGGTGTCGTGGTGGCGATCGTGGGACTGGTGCTGCTGGGCTTCCTGGCGGCCAACATCTTCGGCCGCACGATCCTCAAGCTGGGCGAATCGATTCTCGCCCGCATGCCGCTGATCCGCAACGTCTACGCGGCGTTGAAGCAGATCTTCGAGACTGCCCTGTCGGAGCGCAGCCACACCTTCCGCCGCGCGGGGCTGGTGGAGTATCCGCGCCGCGGGCTGTGGGCCGTGGTCTTCATCGCGACCGACGTGAAGGGCGAGATCAGCAAAAAACTGGGCGACGACGACGACGCGATCTCGGTCTTCCTGCCGACGACGCCGAACCCCACCTCGGGATTTCTCCTGTTCGTGCCGCGCAAGGACATCCTGGTGCTCGACATGAGTGTCGAGGATGCGGCCAAGCTCGTCATCTCCGCCGGCCTCATCACACCGCGCTGGGAGCCGAAGGCGCGCCAGCCGGAGACGCGCGCCGAACAGGCCTACGGGCCGCGGCACCCGCATCTGGCGGGGGAGACGCTGGAGGTTCCGGTCCGCGGCAGCCTCGCCGACGACGATCTCTTCGACGACGACGACGAAGACACCGCCCACGACCACCGCCGCGCGCAAGACACCGAGCGCGTGAAGTAG
- the glmS gene encoding glutamine--fructose-6-phosphate transaminase (isomerizing): MCGIVGVIGAKDAAPLILDALKRLEYRGYDSAGIAAVAGDGRMERVRAAGKLRNLEQRLSEHPLTGGTGIGHTRWATHGAPTDANAHPHLAEPVAVVHNGIIENFRALRTKLEAEGAVLTSETDTETIAHLMAHELASGSQLKEALVATLDQLEGAYALAFSFSGQPQVLAAARFGSPLAVGLSADLKMIGSDAIALAPFCDDIIYLEDGDIAILTPSGVEVYDAAGSAVERAAVPVPMQVSLAEKGNYRHFMAKEIHEQPEVIARTLSHYIDVGAGTLRPGAVPVDFAKMQRLSIAACGTAYFAGLVARYWFERLARLPVDLDVASEYRYRAQVFSPDDLALFISQSGETADTLAGLRAAKAGGQRLATVVNVPTSTMAREADVVLPTLAGPEIGVASTKAFTCQLSTLACLAVKAGLDRGTLSPLDAEGFVSALVELPRLVAEAVTLEHSIERVARLVAPATSALFLGRGTSYAVAMEGALKLKELSYIHAEAYAAGELKHGPIALVDEELPVIVVAPFDDLFAKTVSNMQEVHARGGRIIAVTDARGAHAIGDTAEELIVLPDVPAFVAPVVATIPLQLLAYHAAIINGTDVDQPRNLAKSVTVE; the protein is encoded by the coding sequence ATGTGTGGGATTGTTGGCGTCATCGGGGCAAAGGACGCGGCGCCGCTGATTCTGGATGCGTTGAAGCGGCTCGAGTATCGCGGCTACGATTCGGCCGGCATCGCCGCGGTGGCGGGTGACGGCCGGATGGAGCGTGTCCGCGCCGCCGGCAAGCTGCGCAATCTGGAGCAGCGTCTCTCCGAGCATCCGCTGACCGGCGGCACCGGCATCGGCCACACCCGCTGGGCGACCCACGGCGCGCCGACCGACGCCAACGCGCACCCGCACCTCGCCGAGCCCGTCGCGGTCGTCCACAACGGCATCATCGAGAACTTTCGCGCCCTGCGCACCAAGCTGGAGGCCGAGGGCGCCGTCCTCACCTCCGAGACCGACACCGAGACCATCGCCCACCTGATGGCGCACGAACTCGCCAGCGGCTCGCAGCTGAAAGAGGCGCTGGTGGCGACGCTCGACCAGCTGGAGGGCGCCTATGCGCTCGCCTTCTCCTTCTCCGGCCAGCCGCAGGTGCTGGCGGCGGCGCGCTTCGGCAGCCCGCTCGCCGTCGGCCTCTCGGCCGATTTGAAGATGATCGGCTCGGACGCCATCGCGCTGGCCCCGTTCTGCGACGACATCATCTACCTCGAGGACGGCGACATCGCGATCCTGACCCCGTCCGGCGTCGAGGTCTACGACGCCGCCGGCAGCGCGGTGGAGCGCGCGGCGGTCCCGGTGCCGATGCAGGTCTCGCTGGCGGAGAAGGGCAACTATCGCCACTTCATGGCCAAGGAGATCCACGAGCAGCCGGAGGTCATCGCCCGCACGCTCAGCCATTATATCGACGTCGGCGCCGGCACCTTGCGTCCGGGCGCGGTCCCGGTGGACTTCGCCAAGATGCAGCGCCTGTCGATCGCGGCGTGCGGCACGGCCTACTTCGCCGGCCTGGTGGCGCGCTACTGGTTCGAGCGGTTGGCGCGGCTTCCGGTCGACCTCGACGTGGCATCCGAATACCGCTACCGGGCGCAGGTCTTCTCGCCCGACGATCTGGCGCTCTTCATCTCCCAGTCCGGCGAGACGGCCGATACGCTGGCCGGCCTGCGCGCGGCGAAGGCGGGCGGGCAGAGGCTGGCGACCGTCGTCAACGTGCCGACCTCGACCATGGCGCGCGAGGCCGACGTCGTGTTGCCGACGCTGGCGGGGCCCGAGATCGGCGTCGCCTCGACCAAGGCGTTCACCTGCCAGCTTTCGACGCTGGCGTGCCTCGCGGTCAAGGCGGGGCTCGACCGCGGCACGCTGTCGCCGCTCGATGCGGAAGGCTTCGTCTCGGCGCTGGTCGAGCTGCCGCGGCTGGTGGCCGAGGCGGTGACGCTGGAGCACTCCATCGAGCGGGTGGCGCGGCTCGTGGCGCCGGCCACCTCGGCGCTCTTCCTGGGCCGTGGGACGTCCTACGCGGTGGCGATGGAGGGCGCGCTGAAGCTGAAGGAGCTGAGCTACATCCATGCCGAAGCCTACGCCGCGGGTGAATTGAAGCACGGGCCGATCGCACTGGTGGACGAGGAGCTTCCGGTGATCGTCGTCGCGCCGTTCGACGATCTCTTCGCCAAGACCGTCTCGAACATGCAGGAGGTGCATGCGCGGGGCGGGCGCATCATCGCGGTGACGGACGCGCGCGGGGCCCACGCCATCGGCGACACGGCCGAGGAACTGATCGTGCTGCCCGACGTTCCGGCCTTCGTGGCACCGGTCGTGGCGACCATCCCGTTGCAGCTTCTCGCTTATCATGCGGCCATCATCAACGGCACGGATGTGGATCAGCCCCGCAATCTCGCCAAATCGGTGACAGTCGAGTAA
- a CDS encoding pyruvate dehydrogenase complex E1 component subunit beta → MPTEILMPALSPTMEEGKLAKWLKSVGDTVSAGDVIAEIETDKATMEVEAVDEGTLGKILVEEGTENVPVNAPIAVLLAEGESESDIGETSSAGAAASPEPAAAEASAAAAGSGDVAPTALARKGPGPTGSLDADAARPPAAPRSGPGPAEMPDDQPEEPDVPPGTEMRQITVREALRDAMAEEMRNDGDVFLMGEEVAEYQGAYKISQGLLDEFGARRVIDTPITEHGFTGLGVGAAMAGLKPIVEFMTFNFAMQAIDQIINSAAKTHYMSGGFIKSQIVFRGPNGAAARVAAQHSQDYAAWYAHVPGHRVIQPYSAMDAKGLLKAAIRDPNPVIFLENEILYGQTFEVPADMDFVLPIGKAKVEKKGKDVTIVSFGIGMTYAMKAAAELAGMGIDAEVINLRTIRPLDIETVIKSVQKTNRCVTVEEAFPTCSISSEIGYQLMEKAFDFLDAPVLRVTGKDVPMPYAANLEKLALPSVAEVIDAVKAVTYTN, encoded by the coding sequence ATGCCCACCGAAATCCTGATGCCCGCCCTCAGCCCCACGATGGAGGAGGGCAAGCTCGCCAAATGGCTGAAGTCGGTAGGCGACACCGTATCCGCCGGCGACGTCATCGCCGAGATCGAGACCGACAAGGCGACCATGGAGGTCGAGGCGGTCGACGAAGGCACGCTCGGCAAGATCCTCGTCGAGGAGGGGACCGAGAACGTGCCGGTGAACGCGCCGATCGCCGTGCTCCTCGCCGAGGGTGAGAGCGAGAGCGACATCGGCGAGACCTCGTCCGCCGGCGCCGCCGCCAGCCCCGAGCCCGCCGCCGCGGAGGCATCCGCCGCCGCCGCGGGATCGGGCGACGTCGCCCCCACCGCGCTCGCCCGGAAGGGCCCCGGCCCGACGGGCAGCCTCGATGCCGACGCCGCCCGTCCGCCGGCCGCGCCGCGCTCCGGCCCCGGTCCGGCCGAGATGCCGGACGACCAACCGGAAGAGCCGGACGTGCCCCCCGGCACCGAGATGCGCCAGATCACCGTCCGCGAAGCGCTGCGCGACGCGATGGCCGAAGAGATGCGCAACGACGGTGACGTCTTCCTGATGGGCGAGGAGGTCGCCGAATATCAGGGCGCCTACAAGATCAGCCAGGGCCTGCTCGACGAGTTCGGCGCCCGGCGCGTGATCGACACGCCGATCACCGAGCACGGCTTCACCGGCCTCGGCGTGGGTGCGGCGATGGCCGGGCTGAAGCCGATCGTCGAGTTCATGACGTTCAACTTCGCCATGCAGGCGATCGATCAGATCATCAACTCCGCCGCCAAGACGCACTACATGTCCGGCGGGTTCATCAAGTCGCAGATCGTCTTCCGCGGGCCCAACGGGGCGGCCGCCCGCGTCGCCGCCCAGCACAGCCAGGACTATGCCGCCTGGTACGCGCACGTCCCCGGCCACCGCGTGATCCAGCCCTATTCGGCGATGGACGCCAAGGGCCTCCTGAAGGCGGCGATCCGCGATCCCAACCCGGTGATCTTCCTGGAGAACGAGATCCTCTACGGTCAGACCTTCGAGGTCCCGGCCGACATGGATTTCGTGCTGCCGATCGGCAAGGCGAAGGTCGAGAAGAAGGGCAAGGACGTCACCATCGTCTCCTTCGGCATCGGCATGACCTACGCCATGAAGGCCGCCGCCGAGCTCGCCGGCATGGGGATCGACGCGGAGGTCATCAACCTGCGCACGATCCGCCCGCTCGACATCGAGACGGTCATCAAGTCGGTGCAGAAGACCAACCGCTGCGTCACGGTCGAAGAGGCGTTCCCGACCTGCTCGATCTCCTCGGAAATCGGCTACCAGCTGATGGAGAAGGCGTTCGACTTCCTCGACGCGCCGGTCCTGCGCGTCACCGGCAAGGACGTGCCCATGCCCTACGCGGCCAATCTGGAGAAGCTGGCGCTGCCGTCGGTCGCCGAGGTGATCGACGCGGTGAAGGCGGTGACGTACACGAACTGA
- a CDS encoding sodium:alanine symporter family protein, with translation MQYIRELFDYIGDFTWGWSLIPFLVVLGVFFTLSSQFVQLRFFGRMFGVLTKTEPKDGHISSREALLVSVGGRVGGGNIAGVAVAITLGGPGAVFWMWAIALVGMATSLFECSLAQLFKRTEADGSYRGGPAQYIIYGLGQNFRWLAVLYAICLIAAFAFGFNAFQGNTVAGALQESFGLSRLYAGIGFAILTALVVFGGIRRIAKVADVVVPVMAFGYIGLALVVILINLPSVPGVIGSILSNAFGFTSAVAGGVGAAVAQGLRRGLFSNEAGLGSAPNVAAIADVKHPVSQGVVQSLSVFIDTMVICSCTAFMILLSDVYQPGADIDGVVLTQQALSSHFGDWASYFLSLAVLLFAFSSIIYNYYLGETALAVFTEGRTAQLVLRLMVIALVFIGASAEGATSVFFFSDPLMGVLALVNLMALLMLFPIGLRMVRDYTAQVRAGIDNPVLNPADYPELSLDETAWPAVGDAAPPPPGTATAASA, from the coding sequence ATGCAATATATCCGCGAACTCTTCGACTATATCGGCGACTTCACCTGGGGGTGGTCGCTGATTCCCTTCCTCGTCGTGCTGGGGGTGTTCTTTACGCTCTCCTCGCAGTTCGTCCAGCTGCGGTTCTTCGGGCGCATGTTCGGCGTCCTCACCAAGACCGAGCCGAAAGACGGGCACATCTCCTCGCGCGAGGCGCTGCTGGTCTCGGTCGGCGGGCGCGTCGGCGGCGGCAACATCGCCGGCGTCGCGGTGGCGATCACCCTCGGCGGGCCGGGCGCGGTGTTCTGGATGTGGGCGATCGCGCTGGTGGGCATGGCGACGAGCCTCTTCGAGTGCTCGCTCGCCCAGCTCTTCAAGCGCACGGAGGCGGACGGCAGCTACCGCGGCGGACCGGCGCAATACATCATCTACGGTCTCGGGCAGAACTTCCGCTGGCTGGCGGTGCTCTACGCGATCTGCCTCATCGCCGCCTTCGCATTCGGCTTCAACGCCTTCCAGGGCAACACCGTCGCCGGTGCGTTGCAGGAGAGCTTCGGCCTGTCGCGGCTCTATGCGGGCATCGGCTTCGCGATCCTCACCGCGCTCGTCGTGTTCGGCGGCATCCGCCGCATCGCCAAGGTGGCCGACGTCGTCGTGCCGGTGATGGCGTTCGGCTACATCGGCCTGGCGCTCGTCGTCATCCTCATCAACCTGCCGTCGGTGCCGGGGGTGATCGGCAGCATCCTCTCCAACGCCTTCGGCTTCACCTCGGCGGTGGCCGGCGGGGTCGGAGCGGCGGTGGCGCAGGGGCTGCGGCGCGGGCTCTTCTCCAACGAGGCGGGCCTCGGCTCGGCGCCCAACGTGGCCGCGATCGCGGACGTGAAGCACCCGGTCAGCCAGGGGGTGGTGCAGTCGCTCTCGGTCTTCATCGACACGATGGTGATCTGTTCGTGCACCGCGTTCATGATCCTGCTGAGCGACGTCTATCAGCCGGGCGCGGACATCGACGGCGTGGTGCTGACGCAGCAGGCCCTCTCCAGCCACTTCGGCGACTGGGCGAGCTACTTCCTGTCCCTCGCGGTGCTGCTCTTCGCCTTCTCCTCCATCATCTACAACTACTATCTCGGCGAGACGGCGCTGGCCGTGTTCACGGAGGGGCGCACGGCGCAGCTGGTGTTGCGCCTCATGGTGATCGCGCTGGTCTTCATCGGCGCGTCGGCGGAGGGCGCGACGTCGGTCTTCTTCTTCTCCGATCCGCTGATGGGCGTGCTGGCGCTGGTCAACCTGATGGCGCTCCTCATGCTCTTCCCGATCGGGCTCAGGATGGTGCGCGACTACACCGCCCAGGTCCGCGCCGGGATCGACAACCCGGTGCTGAACCCGGCCGACTACCCGGAGCTCTCGCTGGACGAGACCGCGTGGCCGGCGGTCGGCGACGCGGCCCCGCCGCCCCCCGGCACCGCGACCGCCGCTTCGGCCTGA
- a CDS encoding glycine--tRNA ligase subunit alpha — protein MADHSPTDLSPTDPRSSFQSMILALQAYWAARGCAILQPYDMEVGAGTFHPATTLRALGPRPWRAAYVQPSRRPGDGRYGENPNRLQHYYQFQVILKPSPPDLQGLYLGSLDAIGIDLKRHDVRFVEDDWESPTLGAWGLGWECWCDGMEVSQFTYFQQVCGIDCRPVAGELTYGLERLAMYVQGVENVYDLTYVAESEAGPRVSYGEVFLQAEQEYSAHNFEHADTEMLLRHFRDAEAECAALLAAGAPAEAGGRHTQVLPAYDQTIKASHIFNLLDARGVISVTERQGYIGRVRALAKACGEAYLATEGGGHGMAAAAQASEEAA, from the coding sequence ATGGCCGACCATTCCCCGACGGACCTTTCGCCGACCGACCCGAGGTCCTCGTTCCAATCCATGATCCTGGCGCTGCAGGCCTACTGGGCCGCGCGCGGCTGCGCGATCCTGCAGCCCTACGACATGGAAGTCGGCGCGGGCACCTTCCACCCGGCGACGACCCTGCGCGCGCTCGGCCCGCGGCCGTGGCGGGCGGCCTACGTGCAACCCTCGCGCCGTCCCGGCGACGGGCGCTACGGCGAGAACCCCAACCGCCTGCAGCATTACTACCAGTTCCAGGTGATCCTGAAGCCGAGCCCGCCGGACCTGCAGGGCCTCTATCTCGGCTCGCTCGACGCCATCGGCATCGACCTGAAGCGGCACGACGTGCGCTTCGTCGAGGACGACTGGGAGAGCCCGACGCTCGGCGCCTGGGGCCTCGGCTGGGAGTGCTGGTGCGACGGGATGGAGGTCTCGCAGTTCACCTACTTCCAGCAGGTGTGCGGGATCGACTGCCGCCCCGTCGCCGGTGAGCTGACCTACGGGCTGGAGCGCCTGGCGATGTACGTGCAGGGCGTGGAGAACGTCTACGACCTGACGTACGTGGCCGAATCGGAGGCGGGGCCGCGGGTGTCCTACGGCGAGGTCTTTCTGCAGGCCGAGCAGGAATATTCGGCCCACAACTTCGAGCATGCCGACACCGAGATGCTGCTGCGCCACTTCCGCGACGCGGAGGCCGAGTGCGCCGCGCTGCTGGCGGCGGGCGCGCCGGCCGAGGCGGGCGGGCGCCACACCCAGGTCCTGCCGGCCTACGACCAGACCATCAAGGCGAGCCACATCTTCAACCTGCTCGATGCGCGGGGCGTCATCTCGGTGACGGAGCGGCAGGGCTATATCGGGCGCGTGCGGGCGCTGGCGAAGGCGTGCGGCGAGGCCTACCTCGCGACCGAGGGCGGCGGCCACGGCATGGCGGCGGCAGCGCAAGCCTCGGAGGAGGCGGCGTAA
- a CDS encoding septum formation initiator family protein, which yields MPTRHRRRSRFTFFLFPLLLIAVSVYFVWQSGRGDYGDEARDVLRQQRATLDVELAHLVAERERLQDRVRRLRVDALDADLLDERARAQLNMAHPNEIVILNVERDPSPEPAAKTGMLMSAHGN from the coding sequence ATGCCCACGCGCCACCGTCGTCGATCCCGCTTCACGTTCTTCCTGTTTCCGCTGCTTCTGATCGCCGTGTCAGTCTACTTCGTCTGGCAATCCGGTCGGGGCGACTATGGCGACGAGGCACGCGACGTCCTGCGCCAGCAGCGGGCGACGCTGGACGTGGAACTCGCCCACCTCGTCGCCGAGCGCGAGCGTTTGCAGGACCGGGTGCGCCGCCTGCGGGTGGACGCGCTCGACGCCGACCTGTTGGACGAGCGGGCCCGCGCGCAGCTCAACATGGCGCACCCCAACGAGATCGTGATTCTCAACGTCGAGCGCGACCCGTCGCCGGAGCCCGCCGCCAAGACCGGCATGCTGATGAGCGCCCACGGCAACTGA
- a CDS encoding P1 family peptidase codes for MSHILDVPGLRLGHASDAARRTGVTTAVFDQPATAAVAVHGGAPGTRETDALDPARLGPGVDAIVLTGGSAFGLAAADGAMLALAEMGRGFAVREHRVPIVPAAVIFDLSGERPDYRTLGEASVAAAFAAPDRTLGTIGAGINAMTAGLKGGFGAASARVGGGTVAACVVANAVGSAVAADGPWFRAAPFEVDGEFGGLGAPREADFATVTTKLGAAMRTNTTIALVATDLALTRGEAHRLAVAAHDGIALAVWPAHTIMDGDTVFAASTGRAPAPASLAETVALHAAATRCLARAIAIAVHAASPRPGDRFPTWRERFG; via the coding sequence GTGAGCCACATCCTCGACGTTCCGGGACTGAGGCTCGGCCACGCGAGCGACGCCGCGCGGCGGACCGGCGTCACCACCGCGGTGTTCGACCAGCCGGCGACCGCGGCCGTCGCCGTTCACGGCGGCGCGCCCGGCACGCGCGAGACCGATGCGCTGGACCCGGCCCGCCTCGGCCCCGGCGTCGACGCGATCGTGCTCACCGGCGGGTCGGCGTTCGGCCTCGCCGCGGCGGACGGGGCCATGCTGGCGCTCGCCGAGATGGGCCGCGGCTTCGCGGTGCGCGAGCACCGGGTTCCGATCGTCCCCGCCGCGGTGATCTTCGACCTGTCGGGCGAGCGGCCGGACTATCGCACGCTCGGGGAAGCCAGCGTCGCCGCCGCATTCGCCGCGCCGGACCGGACGCTCGGCACCATCGGCGCCGGCATCAACGCGATGACGGCCGGGCTGAAAGGCGGCTTCGGCGCCGCCTCGGCGCGGGTCGGCGGCGGCACGGTGGCGGCGTGCGTCGTCGCCAACGCGGTCGGCTCGGCGGTGGCAGCCGACGGACCCTGGTTCCGCGCCGCCCCGTTCGAGGTGGACGGCGAGTTCGGCGGCCTCGGCGCCCCGCGCGAGGCTGATTTCGCCACCGTCACGACCAAGCTGGGCGCCGCGATGCGCACCAACACCACCATCGCCCTCGTCGCCACCGACCTCGCCCTGACGCGGGGCGAGGCGCACCGCCTCGCCGTCGCCGCCCACGACGGCATCGCTCTCGCCGTCTGGCCAGCGCACACCATCATGGACGGCGACACGGTGTTCGCCGCCAGCACCGGGCGCGCCCCCGCCCCCGCCTCTCTCGCCGAGACCGTCGCCCTGCACGCGGCGGCGACGCGCTGCCTCGCCCGCGCCATCGCCATCGCGGTCCATGCCGCCTCCCCCCGGCCCGGCGATCGCTTTCCGACATGGCGCGAGCGCTTCGGCTGA
- the pdhA gene encoding pyruvate dehydrogenase (acetyl-transferring) E1 component subunit alpha, translating to MAVEAKARDKDEAGQTDLAFTLDDYRRAYEDMLLIRRFEEKAGQLYGMGLIGGFCHLYIGQEAVVVGAQMAMKEGDQVITGYRDHGHMLATGMDPKGVMAELTGRASGYSKGKGGSMHMFSVEKNFYGGHGIVGAQVSLGTGIGFANRYRENGAVCLTYFGDGAANQGQVYESFNMAKLWSIPVVYMIENNKYGMGTSIERASSTTDLSQRGRSFDIPGEQVDGMHVETVRAAVAKALDHARTGKGPYILEMLTYRYRGHSMSDPAKYRSRDEVNEYRQKRDPIEHVRDILIKDNGVPEEDIKAIDKRVRDEVNTAAEFAQSEPEPDVSELWTDIVR from the coding sequence ATGGCCGTCGAAGCCAAAGCAAGGGACAAGGACGAGGCGGGCCAGACCGATCTTGCGTTCACATTGGACGACTATCGGCGCGCCTACGAGGACATGCTCCTCATCCGCCGGTTCGAGGAAAAGGCCGGCCAGCTCTACGGCATGGGTCTGATCGGCGGATTCTGCCACCTCTACATCGGCCAGGAAGCCGTCGTGGTCGGTGCGCAGATGGCGATGAAGGAGGGTGATCAGGTCATCACCGGCTATCGCGATCACGGCCACATGCTCGCCACCGGGATGGATCCGAAGGGCGTCATGGCCGAGCTGACCGGCCGCGCCTCGGGCTACTCCAAGGGCAAGGGCGGCTCGATGCACATGTTCTCCGTGGAAAAGAATTTCTACGGCGGCCACGGCATCGTCGGCGCGCAGGTCTCGCTCGGCACCGGTATCGGGTTCGCCAACCGCTACCGCGAGAACGGCGCCGTCTGCCTCACCTACTTTGGTGACGGCGCGGCCAACCAGGGCCAGGTCTACGAGAGCTTCAACATGGCCAAGCTCTGGTCGATCCCGGTCGTCTACATGATCGAGAACAACAAGTACGGCATGGGCACCTCGATCGAGCGCGCCTCGTCGACCACCGACCTCTCCCAGCGCGGCCGTTCGTTCGACATTCCCGGCGAGCAGGTCGACGGCATGCATGTCGAAACCGTTCGCGCCGCCGTCGCCAAGGCGCTCGACCATGCGCGCACCGGCAAAGGCCCCTACATTCTCGAGATGCTCACCTACCGCTACCGCGGCCACTCGATGTCGGACCCCGCGAAGTACCGGTCGCGCGACGAGGTCAACGAGTACCGCCAGAAGCGCGACCCGATCGAGCACGTGCGCGACATCCTCATCAAGGACAACGGCGTCCCCGAGGAGGACATCAAGGCGATCGACAAGCGTGTGCGCGACGAGGTCAACACGGCCGCCGAGTTCGCCCAGAGCGAGCCCGAGCCCGACGTCTCCGAGCTCTGGACGGACATCGTCCGGTGA
- the glmU gene encoding bifunctional UDP-N-acetylglucosamine diphosphorylase/glucosamine-1-phosphate N-acetyltransferase GlmU — protein MAQALAVVLAAGKGTRMRSKTPKVLHKVGGRAMVDHVLAAAAEAGVSRAALVVGPEAPWAAGRAGDALSLHVQAEQKGTAHAVLAAREAFAADLDAVVVLFGDNPLVTAATIDRMVERVVGGADLAVLAFRTAAPTGYGRLLLDENGHVRAIREERDASEEERAVTLCNSGVMAIRAGAPLEALESIGADNAKGEYYLTDLVAIGVERGFDMVWEEASPAEVMGVNDRAQLAEAEAEFQRRARARALETATLIAPETVYFSHDTVIGEDVLIEPNVVFGTGVRVGDGATVHAFTHLVDTVVSPGAAVGPFARSRGGTSVGPGSKIGNFVELKNAALAPGVKISHLSYIGDAVVGAAANIGAGTITCNYDGVAKHRTEIGAGAFIGSNSALVAPVTIGEGAFVASGSVITEDVPANALALARGRQATKPDRSPLKPKS, from the coding sequence ATGGCGCAGGCGCTCGCGGTGGTGTTGGCCGCCGGCAAGGGAACGCGGATGCGCTCCAAGACGCCCAAGGTGCTGCACAAGGTCGGCGGCCGGGCGATGGTGGACCACGTCCTCGCCGCCGCGGCCGAAGCGGGGGTGAGCCGCGCCGCGCTCGTCGTCGGACCGGAAGCGCCCTGGGCGGCGGGCCGCGCCGGCGACGCGCTCTCCCTCCACGTCCAGGCCGAGCAGAAGGGCACCGCCCATGCCGTCCTCGCCGCGCGCGAGGCGTTCGCGGCCGACCTCGACGCGGTCGTGGTACTCTTCGGCGACAACCCGCTCGTCACCGCCGCCACGATCGACCGCATGGTCGAGCGTGTGGTCGGTGGGGCGGACCTTGCCGTGCTCGCCTTCCGCACCGCCGCGCCCACCGGCTACGGCCGCCTGCTGCTCGACGAGAACGGCCACGTGCGCGCCATCCGCGAGGAGCGCGACGCCAGCGAGGAGGAGCGCGCCGTCACGCTGTGCAATTCCGGCGTGATGGCGATCCGGGCCGGCGCCCCGCTCGAGGCGCTGGAGAGCATCGGCGCCGACAACGCCAAGGGCGAATACTATCTGACCGATCTCGTCGCCATCGGCGTCGAGCGGGGCTTCGACATGGTGTGGGAGGAGGCCTCGCCGGCCGAGGTGATGGGCGTCAACGACCGCGCCCAGCTCGCCGAGGCGGAGGCCGAGTTCCAGCGCCGCGCCCGCGCCCGCGCCCTGGAGACGGCGACCCTGATCGCGCCCGAGACGGTGTACTTCAGCCACGACACGGTGATCGGCGAGGATGTCCTCATCGAGCCCAACGTGGTCTTCGGCACGGGCGTCAGGGTGGGGGACGGGGCGACGGTCCACGCCTTCACCCACCTCGTCGACACGGTGGTCTCGCCCGGCGCCGCGGTCGGCCCGTTCGCGCGCTCGCGCGGGGGGACCAGCGTCGGACCGGGGTCGAAGATCGGCAACTTCGTGGAGCTGAAGAACGCGGCGTTGGCGCCGGGGGTGAAGATCTCGCACCTGTCCTACATCGGCGACGCCGTGGTCGGCGCGGCCGCCAACATTGGCGCCGGCACGATCACCTGCAACTACGACGGGGTCGCCAAGCATCGCACGGAGATCGGCGCGGGCGCCTTCATCGGCTCCAACAGCGCGCTCGTCGCGCCGGTGACCATCGGCGAGGGGGCGTTCGTCGCCTCCGGGTCGGTGATCACCGAGGACGTTCCCGCCAACGCGCTGGCGCTCGCCCGCGGCCGACAGGCGACCAAGCCGGACCGCTCGCCGCTCAAGCCCAAATCCTGA